GAGAGTGGTGTGGTGGTAGTATATAGTCTATAAATTAAAGGTGAAAGCAcccgggtgctgatgcctctgTGGAGGCACCAAAGCTATACGACATGAAGCTTGGCTATTTATTTGTGCAaaaagtgggaaatgatcaaccatgattgttgctaaaaggATACCAAAGTCCATAGTTTTATGAATTACATCTGCATAATTTTTGCTGTGGCAAAGGTCATTAAccattaccgtatagcaggtaattttcgtggggtaaaatattcgttattttcgtgggcaagctgacctccacaaaattttaACATATAGgcatggcttaccggaacgtaggaatgcagtgcaggcaatgagactcacgaaaaccaccgtttctcgagttgaacgaattttttaccccacgaaacttacccggtATACATTTAATCATAATTTTACCTATGATAATTTAttaaacatgcatgtgtctagAGTAGTGTATAGAGCATCTTATTTGTCCTACATGAATGTAATGCAGTGCGGATGAATTCACTTACatccacctgcatgcatggctagtTGGCTACCCTCTGGATGGAAGCTAGTCATCTCAGACTGTCCCATGCAGAGATAGTCATCCActgcacccatgcatgcatgtacttgcaATTGTGAGACTGAACACCTTCTATTTTGAACTCGGATCACCTTGAAGTGatacacacatttataattatggtatcgcTTGTCATGAACATTTTGGTCAATAGCTCAACCTGTTACCTAAAATCCataatttttatataatttaaaatgatactataattatagtgtgaaTTTTGTGAAAATTTGAAAATGTAGCTAGTTTCTGGGTAGTGAAAAAATTAATCAACAATTGTATAGACAACAATTTATGCTTCCAAATAACGCTTAATTGTGCAATGGCACTTTCTTCATTCAGAATAGCGGATGCATGGAAGACACCTATATACCTGCATGggagtatacatgtatatggatgTGAGATAGAGAACAGTTAGAGAAGAGTAATCACACATGACATTATAATTCGAAgctcacacataattattagtgcacTGTCTGTGTTAACCCAAACAATTTCAGGGGTAATAATTTGAATTCCTTGAAATTTCAAGCCAAGTACTAACTGTAATGTTTCAAAGTATTTGCATGTATTGGTGTTTTTTATAGGCCCCCTTCCTCACTTTTGTCAACCTTTGATGAGTTATTTCATGTTTTAAGTAGTCTAAATAGTTGTTCAATTTCAAATCTTATTTTACTAGGTGACTTTAATGTGAATGTTCTGTCAGCAAATAGTTCTTTGTGCAATCACCTTGCAAATATTACTGACTGCTTCTCTCTAACTCAGGTGGTGAAACAACCCACACGCATTGCAGCTGATGGCACATCAACTCTTATTGACCTCGTTCTTATGTCATCTCCAAGAACTCTAAAGTACTGTGAAACGGTGCCTCCACTAGCCAACTCTGATCATCTTGGCATCAGTCTACAAGTGAAAGTTCGTGCAAACTCTCACACTCGTACGCACACAAACAAAGTATGGAGATATGATTATGCTGACTTTGACAAAGCAAGATATATGTTGGCTACATTTGATCTTACCAGCTTCATACACCCAAGTTCTGTTGAGTCATCCTGGAAAGAGTGGAAGAATGTATTCATGACTACTATGAGAAATTGTATTCCCACAGCAGAAATCGCAACCCGAAAGAATCTTCCTTGGCTAACGAAAAATATAATAAGAGATATCAAAAAGAGAAACTATTACAACAGACTTGCCAGAAAATACAACAAACCCTCTGATTTTGCAACCTACAAACAGATCAGAAATAAGGTTGTGACCACTCTCAGACGGAGTAAACAAGATTTCTTTAGCACCCTCAAGCCTCAgtcaaaaaaaaaaaattttggacAGCTCTGAAATACCTGAGAAAATCAGATAGCTCTATCCCATGTCTTGTAGTAAATGGCTGCAAAATCGAACAGGATGAAGAAAAGGCCCAGGTCCTTAACAAACAGTTTTATGCAAATTTCAACCATTCACTTCCTCCTCTTGACCCAGATTCCTTTAAACAACCAACAAGAGACTTACCTGAGAACTTACGCTGCACAGAAGATGAAGTATTCAACCTGTTATCAAATCTAGACACCACAAAAGCAAATGGTCCTGACGGAATCTCCGCCAAAATGCTGAAGGCTACTGCTGAAACGATCACCCCAAGTATAACAATGCTTTTCAATATATCGATAAAAAACTGTGAACTGCCATACGACTGGAAATTGGCTCATGTCACTCCAATACCCAAATCAAACGACAAGTCTGATCCCTTAAACTATCGCCCTATATCGCTACTCTCCATCCTTGTAAAGCTCCTGGAAAAACATATGTATAGTAAAATCTTAGAACATCTAAAAGATATATCTTTCCTCTCGAATAAACAATGGGGTTTCACTAAAGGAAAATCCACCACAGGTGCGCTGCTTACGGCAGTGCACAATTGGCACAAACTGCTTGAAGATGGTCAGAGTGTATGTGCAGTCTTTTTTGATTTCAAAAAAGCATTTGACAAGGTTCCTCACTCGATATTGATGAGTAAGCTAACCAATCTGAACCTAGATCTCCATCTGGTATCTTGGGTAGCAAGCTACCTCAGGAATAGATCACAATATGTCATAATAAATGGAAAGTCATCAAATATCTCGGAGGTTGTGTCAGGAGTTCCCCAGGGTTCGGTGCTGGGACCTCTTCTTTTCCTAATCTATATAAATGACATCGATCTACATCAAAATGAAGGAAGTCTCTTGCTCTATGCTGATGATCTTCTTCTTTACCATCCTATTCAATCTCCTGAAGATTATCTAAAATTGCAAGGAGATATTGATCAACTCCAAGCATGGTCTGAAAGAAATGTACTCTTGTTTAACCAAAGCAAGTGTAAATACATGACTATATCAAGAAAATTCAGCCCACCACTTCCCAACATGTTTCTCAATATCAGTGGACGTCCCCTACTTAAAGTTGACCACTACAAGTACCTTGGAGTGTGGATCTCTCACGACCTCTCATGGTCAAAACACATAGAAGGAATGTGCATGCAGAAATGCCTGCAAGCAGGTTGCCGACAGTTCTATGGCCACTCGTCACTAGAATGTTTAAGACAACTCTACATCTCACTTGTGAGATCAAAACTGGAATATGCTGCCCCTGTTTGGGATCCacaccaaaaaacaaattcTCACAAAATAGAAAAAGTACAAAAGTTTGCCCTTAAAATCTGCACAAAACTTTGGAATAGGGACTACGACTCCCTATTAGATACTGTGGACCTACCGTCCCTTTCCACAAGAAGATTGTACCTGAAACTATCATACCTTTACCAGGTAATAAATGGTAACTTTAAATTCCCTGATCCACCACTGGAAAGAAGAGTATGCCCTCTCAATCTAAGAAGCACAAAAAATATACAGTTTAAAGACCAATTTGCAGAACAAATGCATATGCGAACTCTTTTTTCCCAAAAGCAATATCTGTATGGAATGAATTACCACTGGAGCTGCAGGAAAGTACATCGATTTTGTCATTTAAGAGAAATGTACTCTGTCACTTgcattagtataatattagtctttatttttaatttgtacTCGCTATTGTAAGTAATATATACAGGGCACACATTAGGTTAGCATAATATGCTACTAGTGTATCCATGCATTttgcagaattattataaaaaaaaaaaaaaaagatcatTGCTATACTAAAATACTTGGCTTGAAATTTCAATTAGGCAAACTGTAGatgttcaataattattgcagtacTCTATAATCTCATAATTCTCAAGCTAAGtgataataaaaattatatataattataatacacaaATTTTTCAAAGatcaaagctataattatagttctcaAAGTGCTTGGCTTGAAATTCAAGGTTTTTAACACTGTATAGCAGTCAAGTAATTATGTATTTTGTTGGAATTATTGTAACTATAAGTATGTACTATCAAAAAGTAATCTTAACATCCATTAATTAACAGTTTTCTCAATTGAGGATAGTTGCTTCAATAGAGCTTGTGTTTCGTTGTTTTCCAGTGCAAGGGCACTCCGTCCATTCTTGACAGCAGATGAAGATACTTTCCCTGGGGATGAGTGTATGCACGTGAGATGTTGCACAGTAATCCAggcattacatgtacatgcacatgaatCTTTTGAACATCAAGTTAACTTCCTAACCATGCAAACCATACACATGTCTTGAAATTTCAAGCCTGATACATCATAACTATAAACGCAAATTCCCAAAGTGCTTGAAATGTCAATGACtattgtacgtataattatccTGTCTGCAAAGAACTAGCTGTGCAGTTGTGGCTTGAAATTTCAAGGATGTACCTTGCCTCGAACCCAGGCCGCAGGGAGGCCTGGTTCGAGGCAAggatgtaccgtatatgctttatcaggagccgcggctactaaatgtttcgaagaggaggctacaattagagagaggccactgttcaagagcggcctttattagctccagctaattcaacTTGTTATCAAAAGttattttcacctgcataaacttaaactctgccatgagaaagtctttgtgaagcactaagaAGCAGTTACCTGTACctagtagctacgtacatctagctagctgctagtattgacctgtacctagtagctacatacatctagctagctggtagttgttttggctgccacgtgcagaaatgctagagtcaaagttcactgaggctactatttgagagcggctactaaaattagtttcattttgctagcaagggaggctactatttgagtgcgggcctttatacaagagcggcctctgatcgagcataatgcggtaattattgtacagagaTTCATTACACGATCTTTACCATACTAAGGATGACCTTTTTTGCAAATTCTCTTTAAAGGATCTTTACCATAATGCAGGATGACCTTTTTGCAAATTATCCTTAAAGGATCTTTACCAGATGTTAACAGTACTTACTATTCCCACTCGAAGACCCATTGCCCAGGTGATGTTAGTAGTTTAATGAGTTCCTGATAAAGCATTGGTTTTGGTCTTGCCCTGCCTTGAGGTGTATTGATAGGCTCATCCATAGCTACTGTTAGAAGGTTGCCCACAAACTCTGTTTTCTTAGCAAAGAAAGGGTACTCATTGCAAGAAGACCATTGCCCAATCACCATTGGTGTTATAGTGTTTTGAAGATCACACCCTGTGTACGTATCTGTATATGTAAACAAAATGTAGTGGCTTTTTGTGTTTAAATGTAGTATAGGTGTACTCATACAATATAAATTTATTGTAAgtacatactataattatatcaccttTGCTTGCAGCGCTGGTGTCTTGCATGTATGCTGTTAgtacatactataattatatcaccttTGCTTGCAGCGCTGGTGTCTTGCATGTATGCTGTTAgtacatactataattatatcaccttTGCTTGCAGCGCTGGTGTCTTGCATGTATGCTGTTTGTGCTTTGCAATCTTGCTGCTGCAACTCCAGGTCTTGTGGTGGGGAAATTACAACTACTGCAAAGGACGATAGGCCCAGGGCAATGTTGGTAGATCTCACTAGGCGTACAATTGTCGTTACTTCTGTGCACGACCAGTCCTGTATGAGATTTACACAGGTGAACGTGGTACATCATTGTATAATCATGTATGTATACGTACGTAACCTACATTGTGTAGATGCTTGCATACCATTGATTCTgtaaagctataataatacgtACATACCCCAACGAATGTTGCCTTTTATATGTTATTCTAATGATGTGCTGTAATATAAAATTAGCAAACTAATTACTTACCTCTGGTGTGTCGAGGATGGTGAGGTGCAGACCACTGCACTGCAGACTCCCAAAGCCATCCAGTAACTCTCTCGTACTGACCGTGATCACGTTCGCATTTATAATAACCGCGAAACTGTTGTCATAACTGACATGTAGGCCGTCTGTGACGCTAGTTGGTTGTTCTATGGATTTGTTTAGTATAGCTTGCTTTGCTTGGGTACAGAAGGAGCAAAACGTTTGGGGAACATTGCTCTTTTTGAAATAGAGGGAAGTAAACTGTGCCAAGTTTTCGTCAGATGTGTGCGTAGGGTAAAGCTGCAGTGCTTCCTCCCAAGAGCCGATGTCGAGTTGCGTTATGAAGGCCAATTTAATCTCTTTCATTTTTTTTATGACTTTGCACTTTTGGCTTAGGTCTTTAAGCGACAACTCTCCACATTGAACTTCCTGTAAGAGGTTTCGTCTTTCTTCCTCTTCCAACCCTCGAAGCGGCTTAAAATTAACGCCTTTGCAGCTAATTTTTGAGTACTTGTCTCTGCCCTCGTGACAGCTTTTGGTTTTTGAGGTCGCACAATTCATATTGAGCAAAAATCTCTAAAACACAATCATACTCAACGTCGGGTAACGAAGCCAGGAAGAAGACCATTGAGTATTCGAGCTGTTGCACCTGTATACAAACGTTATGAACTAGTTAACCCGagatacgtacgtacatacattatgcaaatgcataattattatgtatgacAAAGGTATGAcaatgtaccgtatttacttgattaaacgcccagggtaaaagttctgtctttgtcaataaactcACATCTTAAATAATCTCCTATGTATGGGGTGtagcactgtgggtggagctagatACTATTTACGATGGCAgcgcagagagagagatatcAACACAGAGGGAAAACAATACTCCTATTATGACTTTTAAGCTAAGaaatagatttaagctgagacagcagtcaagaagagcacaataactgctgctgcgcaagagtttggagtagacatgacaataaacgcccgtttCGAATAAACGCCCTCTCTACAGACGTTGCTAGGagataaacgcccgggcgtttaatcaagtaaatacagtacgTGTGTAAGCACGAGTTTGTCACTCACCTGCAGGCTGAGTAGACTAGCACATGCCTTTCGCCACTCTGTCTTGCTACTCCTCCCAGCATACCTGCTTCTGCATATCATTACCTACATAACGAAAATAGTTTCCTTTTACTAACTACTAGTTTAGGTGTTGCTATGTATCCGTACATCATAAATGCGCGCTTACCTGATCTTGTGTCGTCATTTTGTGAGTAAGATCGGTTGCCCTGTTGTGTTTCGAAGCTATCATTAAGGCCACGTCGTCATCGACACCTGTATAAACTGCTACTAGCCTTGTCTGAAGGCTTTCTCTTGGGTTTTCGACAGCCAGCTCCTGAAGTGCAATTCTGCTATGATTGCCCCCAATCGTTTCATACTTGTATAGTGCTGGATGTTTTTTATCGAATTCTTGACCGTCATCGAGGCATGGTATACCAATAATGGGTGACACCGTAGAAATTTGGTTCGCCATTATTTCGTCTTTCAGAGTGTTGATAAAAACTCTATCTGGGGGTCTCAAACATCTGCTCATTCTAGGCTCCATTAGACAGGAAATGGGAATCTCATAGCACCCTATAACATTGACCGATTGCAATTTGCATAAACTTAATTACTTATTGAGCTCACCAGTATAGTACTGTATGATGTCATTGTCACTGTCTTCATCAATTTTTTTCTTCTTTGATGGTCCAAGACCTGTGCTTGGTGAAGTATGCTTACCAAGCTGCACTAGTGGCTCATCCTGGTACTTGCCTATAACGATACATGGAAAAAAAGCTCTCAGTTTAGTGTAATTAATTTATAGTTATTTACGTAAGCTGTCAAACTCCGAAAATTAtaaaacctgcatgcatgcatgcactaggtGATTCATGAAAACCATGTCACGCGCTTACCAGTGTTGCTGTCAATTCTTGGAAGAACTAGCCGAGTCCATTCTTCATGGAACTGCGTGGCGCTCTTTGCATTCTTAAACTGTCTTGaaaatggtgatttctccCATGTAAAGTCTACCAGTGACTTCTCTCTTGCTGCTTCTTGGTCCAGTAACTTGATCTGCATACATTAGTCTAATACTTGCAtgtgccatgcatgcagtgtatctGTATCTACCGATAAACATTTATATAGAAAAAGCTTACCCTGATCTTGTCGTTGCTAGCTTTAACTGCAAACACAGGACCATTAGTTTCCTGTGTCGCATTCTTCACGATATGAATGTAGCTGTCTTTGACATCAAAATACCACTCCTTGTTTGCTGGCATTTTCAACTCAATAATAATGAAAGATCACTGTTAGTGAACAATAATGTTGTACGGTATCATTTATCAACAGAAAACTCGTACTCTTGTACTGTACGTTTTATCGTATCGTTCTTTTATCAGCAATAGACACATGTAACAGTACATCATGTCATGTATCATCAATATCTTGATACATGACAACATGTAGTATGGTGTTTGTTTAATGTCCGAGCATAATTGTTGTGTCTGTTAAACATTATGGTACTTACATACATAATATATTTATGCAGACTCTTATACCAACTTGAGGAAATGAGGTGCCAGCAACGTAAGTTATTATTTGCTGAAAATGTTTGTCCACTCAATAATAACCATTGGGTGTACACATTCATACGTAGTGCGAGTATTTTTTTAACTACTACATTACATGCAgtagcaaataattatttaacttAATCGACCACCTTTATTGCTCACATACGTACTTTGCCTAATACATTACAGGGAGCCCTTACTTATCACCCTCTAGTAGAATCTGAAAACCTGTCGGTCAATTAGCTAAGCTAgtgtatacacatgtgcacCGGATTTGCTATTGTGACAACTTAATCGACCACCTTTATTGCTCACATACGTACTTTGCCTAATACATTACAAGGAGCCCTTACTTATCACCCTCTAGTAGAATCTGTAAACCTGTGGGTCAATTTTTTATTCTTAGCTAAGCTAGTGTATACACATATGCACcttacagaggatttcaggttggttggcagaagttaaaagttgaagtgcactcAACCACGACCACACACTGTGTGTTTCTTCTACTAATgtaattagtggtcatggttgactgcacttcaacttttaattCTGCCAACCagcctgaaatcctctgtatcATTTGCTATTGTGACtgtagcaaataattattcaactTAATCGACCACCTTTATTGCTCACATACGTACTTTGCCTAATACATTACAGGGAGCCCTTACTTATCACCCTCTAGTAGAATCTGTAAACCTGTGGGTCAATTAGCTAAGCTAgtgtatacacatgtgcacCGGATTTGCTATTGTCtgtagcaaataattattcaactTAATCGACCACCTTTATTGCTCACATACGTACTTTGCCTAATACATTACAAGGAGCCCTTACTTATCACTCTCTAGTAGAATCTGTAAACCTGTTGGTCAATTAGCTAAGCTAgtgtatacacatgtgcacTGGATTTGCTATTGTCtgtagcaaataattattcacttaATCGACCACCTTTATTGCTCACATACGTACTTTGCCTAATACATTACAGGGAGCCCTTACTTATCACTCTCTAGTAGAATCTGTAAACCTGTGGGTCAATTAGCTAAGCTAgtgtatacacatgtgcacCGGATTTGCTATTGTCtgtagcaaataattattcaactTAATCGACCACTTTTATTGCTCACATACGTACTTTGCCTAATACATTACAAGGAGCCCTTACTTATCACTCTCTAGTAGAATCTGTAAACCTGTTGGTCAATTAGCTAAGCTAgtgtatacacatgtgcacCGGATTTGCTATTGTCtgtagcaaataattattcacttaATCGACCACCTTTATTGCTAACATACGTACTTTGCCTAATACATTACAAGGAGCCCTTACTTATCACCCTCTAGTAGAATCTGTAAACCTGTGGGTCAATTAGCTAAGCTAgtgtatacacatgtgcacCGGATTTGCTATTGTCtgtagcaaataattattcacttaATCGACCACCTTTATTGCTCACATACGTACTTTGCCTAATACATTACAGGGAGCCCTTACTTATCACTCTCTAGTAGAATCTGTAAACCTGTTGGTCAATTAGCTAAGCTAgtgtatacacatgtgcaaCGGATTTGCTATTGTGaatagcaaataattattcaactTAATCGACCACCTTTATTGCTCACATACGTACTTTGCCTAATACATTACAAGGAGCCCTTACTTATCACTCTCTAGTAGAATCTGTAAACCTGTTGGTCAATTAGCTAAGCTAgtgtatacacatgtgcaaCGGATTTGCTATTGTGaatagcaaataattattcaactTAATCGACCACCTTTATTGCTCACATACGTACTTTACCTAATACATTACAAGGAGCCCTTACTTATCACCCTCTATACAATCTGTACCCATAAGGATGATACAAAATATACAGCAATTAAATATAATGAtataaaagtcatacattttaaatacgtatCATAATTGTTCACAGTATACGagtgtattattatatggCTATAGACTCAATAAGTTCCACAAAAGTTCTATATATAGTGGACCTTGTTGTCTCTGTATGGAAACACAGTGAAAACAATTAAAATATGAACTTGTATATGTTTTACGTGACATGCAATTCTATATCCATTACCGCCATTCCGcttgctattataattatatatacatgagctccatataattatagatatatcATCATCAGTTTAATATAGCTAAAGCAACACTTTTTATGAACAGTTTAAGcatatttttttttatgttaGGTTGTCTGTGGGAATATTGAAAAAAGCTGTCCCTTTTGATTATAGGCTAAAGATgagtcacatgcaacaatgactttACTGTTGAATTTCGCACGTGAtcaagcctaatcgaggtataCTTGCGTCGTACTTCTTTTGACTGTGTCATGTTGACCATTTACAGAAATGATTGACgctgctaaaaaggatgctaAAAATTCGAAGTCCATAATAATATTAGGCTAaacagctttgcagcttttttcACTCACAGCTACCAATATATCACAGCTACCAATATAATCACTcaaactctataattatacagatgtATAAGGAGAGTCTTATTACTAACTGGCAgagctctagctgtctggaAGGCCTCATTGAActgcaatgtgcatgcatgcagggtcacatgatacataattataattatgcatgcttcCTAGTTTGAAAAAACAaagcaaaatctgccactggCCGAGCTATAGGGCTTCCATGCAGATGAGCAGACATAGAATATGTACACATATatacaaacaaaccaacggactactaagGTGTCACGAGCTTAATAAAATGTGTGGTATTTATATGTACTAAGGGAGTTAATAAAATGTGAGGTATTTATATGATTGTACGTACATTGAGTGACATGCTAACAGATTTCATCAGCTATCTTCTCTTTTTTCAGTTTCAGTAACAactccagtagagctctgtaagttgctGCATAAGGATTGTGCGTTTTCCAGAGAGTAAAGCATTTTGTCATGGCTACTTGAGTTCCTTCTCTATGGTACAACACATTCACATCGGCTTGTTCAGCAGGAGTTAATCCCATGGATTTAGAATAGATCGCCACACCATCGAAATATTCGGTCAGGTAGGGAAAATCAGAATTGCTTATTTCACTGCTGAGTTGCCCACCAGTCAGATTGTACTGTCTTATTAGTTTTTGGAGAGTAACTCGACTTGTGGATGGTCCTGTATATAGAGGAAGCGAACAATGGAGTGAATCCAGAAAAAAACATACAATTAAAACGACTGTTACCAGCAAATGATGAGCCTGAGGTTGAAATTCCAACTTTCTGGACTCGAGCGGTTGGGCATTGGAGCCTTTCCGATGACAGTGACCCCGTACCTACATAAAATATTCACTGAACAACAGCTAGTGTTACAGTTTGTTGAACAATCAAACCTGATGATGGCGTCTTCACAATGGATTTAGAGCCAGATTTATTATCTGCATATCAACAGACACTGAAATATGCACTGACGTTAAAACAACTTACCACCCTCATCGTAAATTTTGTAAAAACACCATTTTTTATGCTCAGTTGGTGTTCTGTGGTAAGAGCATATCCCACTGAGTTCACCTTTGTGGGTGATGATCCTAACCaaaagttataataattatatactggcTCCCTATAATTAGTattatggctaagagtgcaatctATGTACAATAATGATAATCTGTTTCACatccggtccagtaattgcaTGCACGTCATCATTGACAGCGTTCAATtacctgtcaagtaattgcacactgtcaatgacaacgtaCAATTTTCGAATAACGGAAACTGCTATTAAAACTGCAGACAACTTTATCATACACGATgagtatgcatggttacatgtgcaataagggattaatagcactcataataAGCACTGGCatgcaaggttaatagcactcggccaTGCCTCATGCAATTAgtagccttgccattgcttgttactcatgCTATTAAACCCattttagctataattatatctaagaGTACGCATTCTCATCCTGCAAGCGCACGTGTTATCACTTACAACTCGATGTGCTTGAATGACTTACGACTCTTGCTACATTCGGTATACTCAGTTTCTGTAGATTCCCTAGATATATATACAACAGTAGAAAATGGATTTaccttatatataattatactataatagtCGATCCCATGCAGGACGAGTTTTCGCTTTCATATCGgataggcctggtactagttgtctgcacatgcgtcaatcgttcgtcagattctatatatatatactcccGTTCACTTTtgacatttatattgatgTACTAtcgtcaagggcgtataaagagaagagggcatgcaactacaatatAAATGGACGGGGGCTTATGtttattgcacgtgcactGACTAGCCTTGTTTTTACTCTATCTATAGTGGGCAgttggctaaatatagcatatcctgcatgctgactcatcaataatacgcatatacactgtatatacattgtgagttgcatgccctcttctctttatatgCCCGTACTAGCGGTCACTATCCCATTTAGAATCGATtggcttagaaaacattattctgattACAGAACAACAAGTGAAGGCTATAAAGCTTTGCATGCATTTCAGATATTTTTTGGTGGTTCCTATATGCTATCAAGTCATTTTTGTTTGGCAAGATTTCACCATTTAGATCTATCTATcttatggtggatcaagtgaagagtgtgagctagatgacttggtgctgccatcacaGCTCGAACAGAGGGATTGACAATGACACTAACCTGTTTAAaattaatacgagaaattcaCGTGTTACAGAATGtctacagttcatttagtctagagagtagattaccacaaatgtgtgagtagttgtacttaaatgtaaaattattaatatcttttgattggagcatttctaagaaatggtg
This region of Halichondria panicea chromosome 12, odHalPani1.1, whole genome shotgun sequence genomic DNA includes:
- the LOC135345276 gene encoding uncharacterized protein LOC135345276 isoform X2 — protein: MNCATSKTKSCHEGRDKYSKISCKGVNFKPLRGLEEEERRNLLQEVQCGELSLKDLSQKCKVIKKMKEIKLAFITQLDIGSWEEALQLYPTHTSDENLAQFTSLYFKKSNVPQTFCSFCTQAKQAILNKSIEQPTSVTDGLHVSYDNSFAVIINANVITVSTRELLDGFGSLQCSGLHLTILDTPEDWSCTEVTTIVRLVRSTNIALGLSSFAVVVISPPQDLELQQQDCKAQTAYMQDTSAASKDTYTGCDLQNTITPMVIGQWSSCNEYPFFAKKTEFVGNLLTVAMDEPINTPQGRARPKPMLYQELIKLLTSPGQWVFEWE
- the LOC135345276 gene encoding uncharacterized protein LOC135345276 isoform X1 produces the protein MPANKEWYFDVKDSYIHIVKNATQETNGPVFAVKASNDKIRIKLLDQEAAREKSLVDFTWEKSPFSRQFKNAKSATQFHEEWTRLVLPRIDSNTGKYQDEPLVQLGKHTSPSTGLGPSKKKKIDEDSDNDIIQYYTGCYEIPISCLMEPRMSRCLRPPDRVFINTLKDEIMANQISTVSPIIGIPCLDDGQEFDKKHPALYKYETIGGNHSRIALQELAVENPRESLQTRLVAVYTGVDDDVALMIASKHNRATDLTHKMTTQDQVMICRSRYAGRSSKTEWRKACASLLSLQVQQLEYSMVFFLASLPDVEYDCVLEIFAQYELCDLKNQKLSRGQRQVLKN
- the LOC135345274 gene encoding uncharacterized protein LOC135345274 isoform X4 codes for the protein MTPQRGGSNISQRNLQKLSIPNVARVVSHSSTSSYNKSGSKSIVKTPSSGTGSLSSERLQCPTARVQKVGISTSGSSFAGPSTSRVTLQKLIRQYNLTGGQLSSEISNSDFPYLTEYFDGVAIYSKSMGLTPAEQADVNVLYHREGTQVAMTKCFTLWKTHNPYAATYRALLELLLKLKKEKIADEIC
- the LOC135345274 gene encoding uncharacterized protein LOC135345274 isoform X2, which encodes MPKNSKTKKGHKPYKDYAYGKGIRSTERPRSQIALNYFYSAHSNPLVFPIFQLKLAGELLKLGHTPEKLSKIFKTKSSESLKSAEKKTSNQHILAAFLINEWVRIRRGRYRPNMKSVVDLFPDDPTKRRLEHFSEESTETEYTECSKSRKSFKHIELIITHKGELSGICSYHRTPTEHKKWCFYKIYDEDNKSGSKSIVKTPSSGTGSLSSERLQCPTARVQKVGISTSGSSFAGPSTSRVTLQKLIRQYNLTGGQLSSEISNSDFPYLTEYFDGVAIYSKSMGLTPAEQADVNVLYHREGTQVAMTKCFTLWKTHNPYAATYRALLELLLKLKKEKIADEIC
- the LOC135345274 gene encoding uncharacterized protein LOC135345274 isoform X1, which gives rise to MPKNSKTKKGHKPYKDYAYGKGIRSTERPRSQIALNYFYSAHSNPLVFPIFQLKLAGELLKLGHTPEKLSKIFKTKSSESLKSAEKKTSNQHILAAFLINEWVRIRRGRYRPNMKSVVDLFPDDPTKRRLEHFSEESTETEYTECSKSRKSFKHIELIITHKGELSGICSYHRTPTEHKKWCFYKIYDEGDNKSGSKSIVKTPSSGTGSLSSERLQCPTARVQKVGISTSGSSFAGPSTSRVTLQKLIRQYNLTGGQLSSEISNSDFPYLTEYFDGVAIYSKSMGLTPAEQADVNVLYHREGTQVAMTKCFTLWKTHNPYAATYRALLELLLKLKKEKIADEIC
- the LOC135345274 gene encoding uncharacterized protein LOC135345274 isoform X3 — translated: MPKNSKTKKGHKPYKDYAYGKGIRSTERPRSQIAHSNPLVFPIFQLKLAGELLKLGHTPEKLSKIFKTKSSESLKSAEKKTSNQHILAAFLINEWVRIRRGRYRPNMKSVVDLFPDDPTKRRLEHFSEESTETEYTECSKSRKSFKHIELIITHKGELSGICSYHRTPTEHKKWCFYKIYDEGDNKSGSKSIVKTPSSGTGSLSSERLQCPTARVQKVGISTSGSSFAGPSTSRVTLQKLIRQYNLTGGQLSSEISNSDFPYLTEYFDGVAIYSKSMGLTPAEQADVNVLYHREGTQVAMTKCFTLWKTHNPYAATYRALLELLLKLKKEKIADEIC